A genomic region of Paenibacillus sp. PL2-23 contains the following coding sequences:
- the iolG gene encoding inositol 2-dehydrogenase produces MDKVKVGIIGAGRIGKIHADNLLRMAEAEVVAISDLFVSEELKRWADARGIAVVTSNSGDIVLHEDIDAVFICSSTDTHVPLIMQAAAAGKHIFCEKPVSMDAAQTKEAIEAVSQAGVKLQIGFNRRFDHNFKRLRELVEQGRVGEPHLIKITSRDPAPPSLEYIKVSGGLFMDMAIHDFDMARYMTGSEVESVFAQGAVLVDPAIGEAGDVDTAITTLTFASGALAVIDNSRRASYGYDQRVEVFGSRGAASADNDYPNTVVVSDGEGVGRDKPLHFFLERYNEAYIEETRIFIDCVRRNLPLPVDGNDGLQAELIALAAKLSIQLNRPVKLNELASMREGV; encoded by the coding sequence ATGGACAAGGTGAAAGTGGGCATTATCGGAGCTGGGCGCATCGGCAAGATTCATGCTGACAACCTGCTCCGCATGGCGGAGGCGGAGGTTGTCGCGATCAGCGATCTATTCGTCAGCGAGGAGCTGAAGCGTTGGGCGGACGCGCGCGGAATCGCCGTCGTAACGTCCAACAGCGGGGATATTGTGTTGCATGAGGACATCGACGCGGTATTCATCTGTTCCTCGACGGATACTCATGTGCCGCTGATCATGCAGGCGGCAGCGGCGGGCAAGCACATCTTCTGCGAGAAGCCGGTCAGCATGGACGCCGCTCAAACAAAGGAAGCAATAGAGGCGGTCAGCCAAGCGGGAGTAAAGCTGCAGATTGGCTTTAACCGCCGCTTCGACCATAATTTCAAGCGACTGCGAGAGCTGGTTGAGCAAGGGCGCGTAGGGGAGCCGCATTTGATTAAGATCACATCTCGAGACCCCGCTCCTCCAAGCCTGGAATACATCAAGGTCTCTGGGGGCCTCTTCATGGACATGGCGATTCACGATTTCGATATGGCGCGCTATATGACTGGGAGCGAGGTGGAATCGGTGTTCGCCCAGGGGGCGGTGCTCGTGGATCCCGCCATTGGCGAGGCTGGAGATGTGGATACGGCGATTACAACGCTGACCTTCGCAAGCGGCGCGCTTGCTGTCATCGACAACAGCCGCCGCGCTTCCTATGGGTATGATCAGCGGGTTGAGGTGTTTGGTTCGCGGGGAGCGGCGTCCGCCGACAATGATTATCCCAATACGGTTGTTGTGAGCGATGGGGAAGGGGTCGGCCGCGACAAGCCTCTGCATTTCTTCCTGGAGCGTTATAATGAGGCCTATATAGAGGAGACGCGAATATTCATTGACTGCGTCAGACGCAATCTCCCGCTGCCGGTCGATGGCAACGACGGCCTTCAGGCTGAGCTGATCGCGCTGGCCGCGAAGCTGTCCATTCAGCTGAACAGACCGGTCAAGCTGAATGAGCTTGCGTCGATGCGAGAAGGGGTGTAA
- a CDS encoding CoA-acylating methylmalonate-semialdehyde dehydrogenase: MNANVSTLNNLIGGQWVPSRSGRTEPVYNPATEEVLAYVPISSSEEVDEAVAAAKTAFRGWSRTPVPRRARVLFKYQQLLVEHWEELARLITLENGKSYTEAYGEVQRGIECVEFAAGAPTLMMGKQLPDIATNLESGMYRYPIGVVGGITPFNFPMMVPCWMFPLAIACGNTFVLKPSERTPLLAGRLAELMLEAGLPAGVLSIVHGAHDVVNGLLDNRDVAAISFVGSQPVAEYVYKRGTANGKRVQALAGAKNHSIVLPDADLDAAVTQIVSAAFGSAGERCMACAVVIAVGDAAEPLIAKLQQAADDITIGNGMEEGVFLGPVIRDSHKARTLGYIEAGEQEGATLLRDGRKDAAAGQGGYFVGPTIFDHVSCEMKIWRDEIFAPVLSIMRAASLEEAIDIANKSSFANGACLFTRDGGSVRQFRETIEAGMLGVNLGVPAPMAFFPFSGWKDSFYGDLHANGTDGVEFYTRKKMVTARW, from the coding sequence ATGAACGCAAACGTCAGCACGTTAAACAATTTGATCGGCGGGCAATGGGTGCCTTCCCGGTCCGGCAGGACGGAGCCTGTCTACAACCCTGCAACGGAGGAGGTGCTTGCCTACGTCCCCATTTCATCAAGCGAGGAGGTAGACGAGGCGGTAGCCGCGGCGAAGACGGCGTTCCGGGGCTGGAGCCGGACGCCTGTGCCGCGCCGGGCGCGCGTATTGTTCAAGTACCAGCAGCTGCTTGTGGAGCACTGGGAGGAGCTCGCGCGTCTCATTACGCTGGAGAATGGCAAAAGCTATACGGAAGCTTACGGAGAGGTGCAGCGCGGCATTGAATGCGTCGAGTTTGCGGCGGGCGCTCCAACGCTGATGATGGGCAAGCAGCTTCCCGATATTGCAACAAATCTGGAGTCCGGCATGTACCGTTATCCCATCGGCGTCGTCGGCGGCATTACGCCGTTCAACTTCCCCATGATGGTGCCTTGCTGGATGTTCCCGCTTGCTATCGCGTGCGGCAACACCTTTGTTCTGAAGCCCTCCGAGCGAACGCCGCTGCTGGCGGGCAGACTCGCGGAGCTGATGCTGGAAGCCGGCCTGCCTGCAGGGGTGCTGAGCATTGTGCATGGCGCTCATGATGTCGTTAACGGCCTGCTCGACAATCGGGATGTGGCAGCCATATCGTTCGTCGGCTCGCAGCCGGTGGCGGAATACGTCTACAAGCGGGGAACGGCTAACGGCAAGAGGGTTCAGGCGCTTGCAGGCGCCAAAAACCATTCCATTGTCCTGCCGGACGCCGACCTTGACGCGGCGGTAACGCAAATCGTCAGCGCGGCCTTCGGCTCCGCAGGCGAGCGCTGCATGGCCTGTGCGGTTGTCATCGCCGTCGGCGACGCCGCCGAACCGCTGATCGCGAAGCTGCAGCAAGCGGCGGACGACATTACGATAGGCAATGGCATGGAGGAGGGAGTATTCCTGGGACCCGTCATCCGCGACTCTCACAAGGCGAGGACGCTTGGCTACATTGAAGCCGGCGAGCAGGAAGGCGCAACGCTGCTGCGTGATGGGCGCAAGGATGCCGCCGCGGGACAGGGCGGATATTTTGTAGGGCCAACGATCTTCGATCATGTGAGCTGCGAGATGAAAATATGGCGGGACGAAATTTTTGCGCCCGTGCTCTCCATTATGCGTGCCGCTTCGCTGGAGGAAGCGATCGACATCGCCAACAAGTCCAGCTTCGCTAATGGCGCATGTCTGTTCACGCGGGACGGCGGCAGCGTTCGCCAATTCCGTGAGACGATTGAAGCGGGCATGCTGGGGGTTAATCTGGGCGTTCCCGCGCCCATGGCGTTTTTCCCATTCTCGGGCTGGAAGGATTCCTTCTACGGCGATCTGCATGCCAACGGCACAGACGGCGTCGAGTTCTATACGCGCAAAAAAATGGTGACGGCCCGCTGGTAG